From one Gracilibacillus salinarum genomic stretch:
- a CDS encoding spore germination protein, producing the protein MARASLFQRLKTRKQTTKSSEKKVIFSSLSPNLDENLQNMKRILGESSDLIVRELLIGNLNQRAAIIYLSGITDERRINNNILQMIQSNVKSFENNLLDDIEKEVISVTDTHQSDDLDDISFSILNGNTAFFMDGIERVLLMGTAGGKERAIEQPDSETLIRGPREGFVESIQTNLALIRRNIKDPNLRFKEFEIGERSKQKLVLCYIEGITNESIITEVNRRLDTIDIDYASDSATVEQWIEDSFLSPFPQLLDTERPDRVIFELMQGRIAIVVDGSPFALIGPISIADTVHSMEDYNQRWLTSSLLRLLRFLTVIISLILPALYIALVSYHPGMIPITLTYSIAATREGVAFPTAVEAILMAVTFEILHEAGVRLPKIIGQTIGIVGGLVIGESAVSAGIVSPIMVVVTALTAISSFSIPIYSATASFRILRFAFMIAASFLGLYGIALAYIMVNIHFVNLKSIGMPYSVPFSPVFFKDLKDVVIRAPITNLTRRPRYLKPFDNQSKNTNLKKRN; encoded by the coding sequence ATGGCACGAGCGTCATTGTTTCAACGTTTGAAGACCAGAAAACAAACCACAAAAAGCTCAGAAAAAAAAGTGATTTTTAGTTCACTTAGTCCTAACTTAGACGAAAATCTGCAAAATATGAAGCGAATCCTTGGTGAGTCCAGTGATTTAATAGTGAGAGAACTGCTGATTGGAAATCTAAATCAACGAGCAGCTATCATTTATCTCAGCGGGATTACGGACGAAAGAAGGATTAACAATAATATTCTGCAAATGATTCAATCTAATGTCAAATCGTTTGAAAATAACTTGTTAGATGATATTGAAAAGGAAGTAATCTCCGTTACTGATACTCATCAGTCAGATGACCTGGATGACATCTCCTTCAGTATTCTTAATGGTAATACTGCGTTTTTTATGGATGGAATAGAACGTGTATTATTAATGGGTACGGCTGGCGGGAAAGAACGGGCGATTGAACAGCCGGATTCGGAAACATTGATTCGTGGACCAAGAGAAGGATTTGTGGAAAGTATTCAAACGAATTTAGCCTTAATCCGCCGTAACATTAAGGATCCGAATCTTCGTTTTAAAGAATTTGAAATTGGAGAACGATCAAAGCAGAAATTAGTGCTTTGCTATATAGAAGGTATTACAAATGAAAGTATTATTACAGAAGTAAACAGAAGATTAGATACAATCGATATTGATTATGCCTCAGACTCCGCTACTGTGGAGCAATGGATTGAGGACAGTTTTTTATCGCCCTTTCCACAGCTTTTAGATACGGAACGTCCCGATCGAGTGATTTTTGAATTAATGCAAGGGAGAATAGCTATCGTTGTTGATGGTTCTCCGTTTGCGTTAATCGGACCTATTTCAATTGCTGATACCGTTCATTCTATGGAAGATTACAACCAGCGATGGTTGACTTCAAGCTTACTGCGGCTATTACGATTTTTGACCGTTATTATATCACTAATCTTGCCAGCATTATACATTGCGCTTGTATCCTACCATCCTGGCATGATTCCGATAACGTTAACCTATTCCATTGCGGCTACCAGAGAAGGGGTAGCATTCCCTACAGCAGTAGAAGCTATATTGATGGCTGTTACATTTGAGATTCTGCATGAGGCAGGGGTACGATTACCGAAAATTATCGGTCAGACAATTGGTATTGTTGGCGGTTTAGTAATTGGTGAATCAGCCGTTAGTGCAGGGATTGTCAGTCCGATCATGGTAGTTGTAACAGCACTGACCGCCATTTCTTCCTTCAGTATTCCGATTTACAGTGCGACAGCTTCTTTCCGAATCCTGCGCTTTGCTTTTATGATAGCTGCCTCTTTTCTAGGGTTGTATGGAATTGCTTTAGCTTATATTATGGTGAATATTCATTTTGTCAATTTAAAGAGCATTGGCATGCCTTATTCTGTCCCATTTTCGCCAGTCTTTTTTAAAGAT